The following are encoded together in the Brassica napus cultivar Da-Ae chromosome A9, Da-Ae, whole genome shotgun sequence genome:
- the LOC106452662 gene encoding acyl carrier protein 3, chloroplastic produces MASMAAASTSLQARPRQMVTAVKCFSQGSRSNLSFTLRPLPTRLSVSCAAKPETVDKVCEVVKKQLSLKEGDQVTAATKFAELGADSLDTVEIVMGLEEAFDIEMEEDKAQAIETVEEAAELIEEILKAKA; encoded by the exons ATGGCTTCCATGGCTGCTGCATCTACTTCCCTGCAGGCTCGTCCTCGCCAAATG gtAACTGCGGTTAAATGTTTTAGCCAGGGAAGCAGAAGCAATCTTTCTTTTACGCTTCGCCCTCTTCCTACCCGCCTGAGCGTTTCTTGCGCT GCAAAACCTGAGACAGTGGACAAAGTGTGTGAAGTGGTCAAAAAGCAACTCTCACTTAAAGAGGGAGACCAAGTTACGGCTGCCACCAAATTTGCTGAACTTGGTGCTGATTCTCTTGATACG GTGGAGATTGTGATGGGCCTGGAGGAAGCGTTTGATATAGAAATGGAGGAGGACAAAGCACAGGCGATTGAGACAGTCGAGGAAGCAGCTGAGCTCATTGAGGAGATTTTGAAAGCAAAGGCTTAA